The region TGCCATCTTTACCTAGTTTTCTTGATTCATTTGAAAATCCTATTTCATTTGAAGTTTCTTCATTCATTTTACTAAGTTCTGCTTTTGTTTTTTGACTTGCCTTTTTGTTTGATTTTGAATTTTTATTTTCTTTATGTGACATTAAAAACTGCCTCCTAAAAAATAATTTGAATTTTGTTACACTTCAATTTTGCCCAAAAAAATAAAAAATACAATTAACAGATTATTAATACTTTTTTATGTGATATTATATACTACTTATAAAATATATGATATACTATACACATAAATTAAATTATATTTTTATGAAAGAGAGTGAGACAAATGAGCTTTTCAAATAAAGGCATATGGGGAACGATATTGTTTGCTGTTATAATTTTTATAGTTGCATTGCTATTTATCAAATTATTGCCATTCATAATAGTAGCTGGACTAGCTATATGGGGCATATCTAAGATATCAAAGGTTGTGGAAAATAAGAAGAAGGATAAAATCGATAATTTTAAGGAAGATAATTTTGCAGGTGAACATAACTTTGATTCTGAACAAGGTGATGTAATTGATGTGGATTATACAGAGGTTAAACATTAATAAGGATGGAACATATATATATATGAAGGCACTGAAATTACAGTTGGATTTTCGGTGCCTTTATTATATACATGTTTTAGAATAATACCTATTAATAAAACACAGAAAAAGTGTATATGAAAGACCATAGTAATTATATTAAATTTCTATATTGTCTGTAGTAGAAGTAACTATCACTTTCCATGTTAGGCTGCTTATGTCCAATAGGTGTTCGTTTTTCGAATAGTTCAAAATTACATTTCTCCGCAAGATGGCAAGAAGGTGTATTTGCACAATCAATAGTTAGTATAAGATACTTTATATCTGATACGCTAAAGCACCAATTGACTAAAGCATTTACTGCTTCTTTTGTGTATCCCATTCTCTGAAATTTTTCGGACATAAAATAGGCTACTTCAACTTCATTTAGCGTATCTTCTAGTCCCATTCCTACCATACCTATCATTTCATCTGTGTCAGGTAATGCTATTACATATCTTTTGTTTTCATAAATGTCTGTTGAATTTGTTTGAACTTGTAGCCAATCAATATAGCTAAAATAACCTTGAGGTGAATTACTGTTTTCCGCCCAATCAGGCATAAATCGAAGTATATTTTTTTCTCTAGCAATTCTATAGAGGTTTTCTGCGTCTTTTCTTTCAAAGTCTCTAATTATTAAGTGATTTGTTTCTATTCTCATACTAGCTTTCTCCTATATTATATAAATAATTGTTATTTTAAATGATAACATTCACCATACTTATAAATCAACCTTATAAATTTTTATGAACAAAAATGTGTTAGTTTAACATCTTAAGTTCCTTTTAGGTTGACAATTTTTTATTAATAATATATGCTTATGCTGGTATGTAATATATTTTAATATGAGGACGTATGCCCTTTTGATTTTTAAATAGATAATAAAGTAAATAAGCTGTTTAAATTCTACAAACTTTGTAGAAATAATTATTTAAATAGTGATTTACTAATTGAATCTATATAGTTTATAGAAAGTGGTGACTACATAGTGGTTTATTTTGATAATAGTGCAACGACAAAGCCTCTTAAGGAAGTTGCAGAAATAATGCAAGAGGTTTTTTATGATTATTACGGAAATCCCTCTTCACTCCATTTGTTTGGTAAAAAGGCTGAGGATAAATTAATAGAAAGCAGAAAGATAATAGCAAATACTATAGGGGCTGAACCTAATGAGATTATATTCACATCAGGTGGAAGTGAGAGTAATAATTTCTTAATAAAGGGATTTGCGAAACCGGGTACACACATAATAACTTCTAAAATTGAACATCCAAGTGTATTAAATACCTGTGAGCAGTTAAAGAAGTTCGGAGTAGAAGTGACTTACATAAATGTAGATAATGAAGGCAAAATAGATATTGAAGAACTTAAAAATAGTATAAAAAAGAATACAGTTCTGGTAAGCATAATGCATGTCAATAATGAGACGGGTATAATTCAGGATATAAAAAACATAGCTTCAATTGTACATGAAAAGAGCTCAAGGGCAAAGTTTCATGTAGATGCAGTTCAAAGTTATGGAAAGCTCCCAATAAATCCAAAGGAAATGGGCATTGATTTAATGTCTGTAAGTGCTCATAAAATATATGGACCTAGAGGAATAGGTTTTGCTTATGTGAGAAAGGGTCTTATGCCTGAACCTCTTATATGCGGTGGAGGACAGGAACGCAATTTTAGATCTGGAACTGAAAACGTGCCTGCTATTGCAGCTTTTGCCTATGCAGCAGAGGATATACATAAAAAAATGCAGGATAACTATAAAAAAGTTAACGAGCTAAAAAAATATTTCATAGATAAGCTTGAAAAAATTGATGATCTTAAAATTAACAGTAAGGTAAGAGAGGATTATCTTCCTCATGTGTTAAATGTGTCTTTTGAAGGTGTTAGAGGAGAAGTATTCGTTCATGCACTTGAAGATAAAGATATATATGTATCAACAGGATCAGCATGTTCCTCAAAGAAGCAGCATAAAAGCCATGTGCTTTGTGCCATTGGACTTTCTGACAGGGATATTGAAGGGGCAATAAGATTTAGCTTCTCACCAGAAAATACTATTGAAGAAGTAGATTATACAGTAGATAATATAGAAAAAACACTCAAATTTTTAAGGAGATTGAAGATATGAATGAACTTTTGATGGTAAAATACGCTTCCGAAATTTTTTTAAAGGGATTAAATAAGAACAAATTTGAAAAAAGACTGAGAGAAAATATAAAAGCTTCTTTAAGAGGCGTTCAGTATGAATTTGTTTCTGATTCAGGAAGATGGTTTATAAAAAGCAGTGAGGTAAATGAAGCCATAGATAGAATTAAAAATGTTTTTGGTGTAGCAGAGGTATGCCTAGTTACCAAAATAGAAAATGATTTTGAAAAGATTAAAGAGCAGGCACTTCTAGAAGTTAAAGAAAGTGGAAAAACTACATTCAAAATCGAAACTAATAGAGCCAATAAAGCATTTCCTATAAACTCTATGGATGTAAATCGTGAAGTAGGAGCATATGTACTTCAAAATGACGAAGATGTCAAGGTTGATATACATAAGCCAGAATGTTTAGTTAAGGTTGAAATAAGGAACAACAATACATATGTGTATTCAAAGAGAATTAAAGGTGTAAATGGTATGCCATACAAGACAAATGGTAAAACACTCTTAATGCTTTCAGGAGGAATTGATTCTCCAGTTGCAGGGTACATGATGGCAAGACGTGGCGTTGAAGTCAGTGGAGTATATTTTCACAGTGCACCATATACCAGTGAGAGAGCAAAGGATAAGGTTAAAGATTTGGCCAAGATACTTACAAAATACATTGGTGGAATGACTTTATATGTAGTTCCTTTTACAGATATTCAAATGCAGATAATTGAAAAATGCAGGGAAGATGAGCTTACTATAATAATGAGAAGATTTATGATGAGTATAGCTTGTAAAATAGCAGAAGATAAGGGAATACAGTCGGTTGCTACAGGTGAGAGCATAGGTCAGGTAGCAAGTCAGACTATGGAAGGTTTAGTTGTAAGTAATGATTGCGCAGATAGACCTGTTTTTAGGCCATTAATATCTTTTGATAAGGTTGATATAATGGATATTTCAAGAGAAATAGGAACTTATGAAACATCAATACTTCCTTACGAGGATTGTTGTACTATATTTGTTCCAAAGCATCCTAAAACAAGACCTATATTAAGAGAGATAAGAAAAGCAGAAGAGGTACTTGATAAGCAAAAACTAATTGAAGATGCAGTAAACAATATGGAAGTAATAAAGATAAGTAATAATGCTTCGGAACATTAAAAAAATTCTATAAATCTAAAGTAAAAAAATCCTAAAATCCTAAGATATTTCAATAACTCCCTATCGGTCAGACAAATTTAAATATCTAAGTATTTTATGATTTTTTTACTAAGATTTATTAGAATTTTTTTAAATTGTTCCTTCAGCATTATTACTTATCTTTTACAATAGTGTAAGGAAAAAATTCATCCGTACCTACGGAATTTTAGATGCGGGTTTTTATAGTATATTATTTGGATAAATAAGTGGTGTTATGCACGAAGGTTTGGCGCTATTGCGGTAATAATTAAAAATTAAGAATGAATAATTAAGAATGAATGTAACTTTTTCTCCATTTTACTGCGAAAAACTTTTAAAATTATAAATGCCTTCATTTCCACTGGTGGAAATGTTCTTTCCTAAATTATCAGGTTTTCCAGAGAAAATCGGCGGAAAATTATCATTAATTCTTAATTTTTAATTTTTAATTCTTAATTGATTTTTTAAATAGATGGATTATTGATAAAGCAATTTTTAAATTATAATCAGGGAGGGTTTTGTTATGTATAATTTTGATAAAGTAGTAAACAGAAGAAATACTAATTCAGCAAAATGGGATATGGAAACTGAAGATATCTTGCCTCTTTGGGTTGCGGACATGGATTTTGAGGTTGCACCGGAAATTTCAAAAGCTTTAAGAAAGAGAGCAGAACATCCTATATATGGTTATGTAAAAATGAGTGATGAGTATTATGACTCTATAATAAATTGGGTTAAAAGAAGACATGCCTGGGATATAGAAAAGGACTGGATAGTTTTTTCACCGGGAATAGTTCCAGGGATAAATTTAATTGTAAATGCTTTAACGGAACCTCAAGATAAAGTCATACTTCAAACTCCAGTATACTATCCTTTTTATGGTGCAATTGAAAATAATGGATGTACCGTTTTAAAGAATCCTCTTAAATTTGAAAATGGAAGATATGAGATGGATTTTGAAGATCTTAAAGAAAAACTTAAGGATCCAAAGGTTAAGCTTATGATTTTATGCAGTCCACATAATCCTACAGGAAGGGTATGGACTAAGGATGAACTCACAAAGCTCGGAGAATTGTGCCTTGAGAATAATGTTACAGTTATTTCAGATGAAATTCATTCAGATCTTATTTATGAACCTAATAAACATACACCTTTTGCCTCAATAAGTGATGATTTTAAGAATAATTCTGTAGTATGCATATCACCAAGTAAAACGTTTAATCTTGCAGGACTTCAGATTTCAAGTATTATAATTCCGGATGAAAAAGTAAGAAGAAAAGTTTTAAAAGTTATGGAGAGAAGTATACCTATCTGGCCAAATGTTTTTGGAATTGAAGCATCAATAGCAGCTTATAATGAGGGCGAAGCCTGGTTAAATGAACTTATGGAATATTTAAATGGAAATTTAAAGTTTCTTCAAGAATATATAAATGAAAATATGCCAAAAATAAAAGTTATAAAGCCTGAAGGAACATATTTAGTTTGGCTTGATTTTACGAGTCTTAATATGGCACCTAAAGAGCTTAAAGAGTTTATGCTTAAAAATGCAAAGGTATGGCTTGATGATGGTTATATATTTGGAGAAGAGGGAAATGGATTTGAAAGAATAAATATAGCATGTCCAAGAAGTACCTTAAAGGAAGCACTCATAAGAATTAAAAATGCTTTAAATGAAAAGTAGGTGATAACTTGAAGCTTATGCGTGAATTTTATAGCAGAGATACAATTGCTGTAGCAAAGGAGCTTTTGGGAAAGATATTAGTTCATGAAATAAATGGTGTAAAAACCTCAGGCAAGATTGTGGAAACTGAAGCTTATAGGGGAATTAAAGATAAAGGTGCTCATGCTTATGGTGGAAGAAGAACTCCCAGAAATGAAGCACTTTATGGACCAGCTGGGTACTCTTATGTATATTTTATATATGGATTATACTATTGCATGAATGTAGTTGCCATGAAGGAGGGTATTCCAGAGGGAGTTCTTATAAGGGCAATAGAACCTGTTTCTGGCATAGAAACTATGAGTGAAAGAAGGTTTAAGAAACCTTACAGTGAGCTTAATAAGTATCAGCTTAAAAATCTAACCAATGGACCTTCTAAACTTTGCAGTGCTATGGATATAGCTAGAGAGCAGAATTCTATGGATTTATTAGGTGATGAACTTTATATTGAAGATGGAGACAGTGGAGCTTTTGAAATAATAGAGGCTAAAAGAGTTGGAATTGACTATGCAGAGGAAGCCAAAGATTATTTATGGAGATTTTATATAAAAGGTAATAAGTATGTGTCGGTGCTAAAAAAGGAATAATGTGATATAAAATAAACAGTATAATTATTTAGTACTTAAAGTATTGAAATTATGATAATTATATACTATTTATAAATTATCTATATATACTTAAAATAAGTATAGGGGTGGGGCGTTATATGCAAGAAAAGGATTATATTTTAAGATTAATAAAGTCATGTACACAATTGGCAGCTACGATTGTTACAGGGAAAAATGTTATGGAATCATTAGTGGGTAAGCAGAAGAATAGTGTATCTATTTCTGAAAGTCAGATGCTTTCAATTATGATAAATAAATATATAGAAGAGGGCGAAATTAATAAAGCTGAAAATATGCTGTTTCAGGAAATAGAAAAATGCAAATCAGCATCAAATTTAGAAACAGCCTTATTATTTTATGAAAATCTTAGTAAATGGAGTGAAAAGAGACTTAAACAATGTAACTTTTCAAAGCGCGAAATAGTTGAAGGAATAGAAGATGTGAAAAAACTGTATGAATAGTAATCTTGATATGTTTTAGCGA is a window of Clostridium pasteurianum DNA encoding:
- a CDS encoding MalY/PatB family protein, encoding MYNFDKVVNRRNTNSAKWDMETEDILPLWVADMDFEVAPEISKALRKRAEHPIYGYVKMSDEYYDSIINWVKRRHAWDIEKDWIVFSPGIVPGINLIVNALTEPQDKVILQTPVYYPFYGAIENNGCTVLKNPLKFENGRYEMDFEDLKEKLKDPKVKLMILCSPHNPTGRVWTKDELTKLGELCLENNVTVISDEIHSDLIYEPNKHTPFASISDDFKNNSVVCISPSKTFNLAGLQISSIIIPDEKVRRKVLKVMERSIPIWPNVFGIEASIAAYNEGEAWLNELMEYLNGNLKFLQEYINENMPKIKVIKPEGTYLVWLDFTSLNMAPKELKEFMLKNAKVWLDDGYIFGEEGNGFERINIACPRSTLKEALIRIKNALNEK
- a CDS encoding GNAT family N-acetyltransferase, which produces MRIETNHLIIRDFERKDAENLYRIAREKNILRFMPDWAENSNSPQGYFSYIDWLQVQTNSTDIYENKRYVIALPDTDEMIGMVGMGLEDTLNEVEVAYFMSEKFQRMGYTKEAVNALVNWCFSVSDIKYLILTIDCANTPSCHLAEKCNFELFEKRTPIGHKQPNMESDSYFYYRQYRNLI
- the thiI gene encoding tRNA uracil 4-sulfurtransferase ThiI: MNELLMVKYASEIFLKGLNKNKFEKRLRENIKASLRGVQYEFVSDSGRWFIKSSEVNEAIDRIKNVFGVAEVCLVTKIENDFEKIKEQALLEVKESGKTTFKIETNRANKAFPINSMDVNREVGAYVLQNDEDVKVDIHKPECLVKVEIRNNNTYVYSKRIKGVNGMPYKTNGKTLLMLSGGIDSPVAGYMMARRGVEVSGVYFHSAPYTSERAKDKVKDLAKILTKYIGGMTLYVVPFTDIQMQIIEKCREDELTIIMRRFMMSIACKIAEDKGIQSVATGESIGQVASQTMEGLVVSNDCADRPVFRPLISFDKVDIMDISREIGTYETSILPYEDCCTIFVPKHPKTRPILREIRKAEEVLDKQKLIEDAVNNMEVIKISNNASEH
- a CDS encoding small, acid-soluble spore protein, alpha/beta type, whose product is MSHKENKNSKSNKKASQKTKAELSKMNEETSNEIGFSNESRKLGKDGNRKRKINDPRS
- a CDS encoding cysteine desulfurase family protein, coding for MVVYFDNSATTKPLKEVAEIMQEVFYDYYGNPSSLHLFGKKAEDKLIESRKIIANTIGAEPNEIIFTSGGSESNNFLIKGFAKPGTHIITSKIEHPSVLNTCEQLKKFGVEVTYINVDNEGKIDIEELKNSIKKNTVLVSIMHVNNETGIIQDIKNIASIVHEKSSRAKFHVDAVQSYGKLPINPKEMGIDLMSVSAHKIYGPRGIGFAYVRKGLMPEPLICGGGQERNFRSGTENVPAIAAFAYAAEDIHKKMQDNYKKVNELKKYFIDKLEKIDDLKINSKVREDYLPHVLNVSFEGVRGEVFVHALEDKDIYVSTGSACSSKKQHKSHVLCAIGLSDRDIEGAIRFSFSPENTIEEVDYTVDNIEKTLKFLRRLKI
- a CDS encoding DNA-3-methyladenine glycosylase; amino-acid sequence: MKLMREFYSRDTIAVAKELLGKILVHEINGVKTSGKIVETEAYRGIKDKGAHAYGGRRTPRNEALYGPAGYSYVYFIYGLYYCMNVVAMKEGIPEGVLIRAIEPVSGIETMSERRFKKPYSELNKYQLKNLTNGPSKLCSAMDIAREQNSMDLLGDELYIEDGDSGAFEIIEAKRVGIDYAEEAKDYLWRFYIKGNKYVSVLKKE
- a CDS encoding DUF6483 family protein, with the translated sequence MQEKDYILRLIKSCTQLAATIVTGKNVMESLVGKQKNSVSISESQMLSIMINKYIEEGEINKAENMLFQEIEKCKSASNLETALLFYENLSKWSEKRLKQCNFSKREIVEGIEDVKKLYE